One genomic window of Oncorhynchus clarkii lewisi isolate Uvic-CL-2024 chromosome 5, UVic_Ocla_1.0, whole genome shotgun sequence includes the following:
- the LOC139410045 gene encoding procathepsin L-like, giving the protein MMSLYLAMLVLCMSAVYAAPMFDSQLEGHWHLWKNWHSKNYHESEEGWRRMVWEKNLKKIEMHNLDHSMGKHSYRLGMNNFGDMTNEEFGQLMNGYKQTTERKDKGSLFMEPNFLQAPEAVDWREKGYVTPIKNQCSCGSCWAFSSTGAIEGQQFRKTGNLVSLSEQNLMDCSRPQGNEGCNGGLMDLAFQYVKDNGGLDTEASYPYVGKDDDICHYRPEFSAVNETGFVDIPSGKEHALMMAVASVGPIAVAIDASHESFQFYQSGIYYEEKCSSVELDHGVLVVGYGFEGEDVDGKKFWIVKNSWSEKWGDKGYIYMAKDRKNHCGIATAASYPLV; this is encoded by the exons ATGATGTCCCTGTACTTGGCAATGTTGGTGCTCTGTATGAGTGCTGTGTATGCGGCCCCTATGTTTGACTCTCAGTTGGAGGGCCACTGGCACTTGTGGAAGAACTGGCACAGCAAGAACTACCATGAG AGCGAGGAGGGCTGGAGGAGGATGGTTTGGGAAAAGAACCTGAAAAAAATTGAGATGCACAACCTGGACCATTCTATGGGAAAACACTCCTACCGTCTGGGCATGAACAACTTTGGTGACATG ACCAACGAAGAGTTCGGGCAGCTCATGAACGGCTACAAGCAGACGACTGAGAGGAAGGACAAGGGCTCTCTGTTCATGGAACCCAATTTCCTGCAGGCCCCTGAAGCCGTGGACTGGAGAGAGAAGGGCTACGTCACTCCCATCAAGAACCAG TGCTCATGTGGGTCTTGCTGGGCGTTCAGTTCCACCGGAGCCATAGAGGGCCAGCAATTCAGGAAGACTGGCAATCTGGTGTCTCTGAGTGAACAGAACCTGATGGACTGCTCCAGACCCCAGGGCAACGAGGGCTGTAATGGGGGTCTCATGGACTTGGCGTTCCAGTATGTAAAGGACAACGGCGGCCTGGACACAGAGGCGTCCTACCCCTATGTGGGCAAG GATGATGATATTTGCCACTACCGACCAGAGTTCAGTGCTGTCAATGAAACTGGCTTTGTGGACATCCCCAGTGGCAAAGAACACGCTCTGATGATGGCTGTGGCGTCTGTCGGCCCCATCGCTGTCGCCATCGATGCCAGCCACGAATCCTTCCAGTTTTACCAGTCTG GGATCTATTATGAGGAGAAGTGCAGCAGTGTGGAGCTTGACCATGGAGTTCTGGTGGTGGGATACGGTTTTGAAGGAGAGGATGTAGATGGCAAGAAATTCTGGATTGTCAAGAACAG CTGGAGCGAGAAATGGGGAGACAAAGGCTACATCTACATGGCCAAAGACAGGAAGAACCACTGTGGCATCGCCACGGCAGCCAGCTACCCACTGGTCTAG